The DNA region TACTTGTCCTTCTCCTCTTTAGGAATCTCGGATTCAGGTGGGGGCTTCaatggaagaaagaaaaaaaaaaccctctctgAACTCAATAGAGGTTGCTCTGGGGCGACGTTATGCACATGCGTGCATACATGGGCTACACGGCTACAGAAACGCAAACGGCACACACAGGATTGGGAAAGTACTGGGATCTCTAGAAAAATGTAGTTACCGGTTGCTGGCCTGGCTCTGAGAGTCTGAATAACAAGAAGGACAAAACATCGTGGTCatctgacagaggagagagaatacAAGTTAGAACGTATTTAAAATGATGGTGACACTGAACATTAATGCACAATAACAACAGAGTTATAATAGAGTTATTTCAGCTGAGCCTTGAGTGATTTCACTGTTTGACTGTAGAGTTTCAGTTAGAGGACTACAGAGGAGATAAATACTGAGCTTAGCgcttttaaaggtttttaacACAGACGATATAGAATCATACCTGCCAAACCACCAGTGGCAGCTGAAATGCCAAAGAAGCCCTCACTGGGAATGATCATGTTGTCCACCTTTGTGCAGAACTCATAGTCCTCTTTATCTGGAGTGAAACCGTTGTTGATCATCACCTGAGGAGGATGTTAGAGCAACAGCTAAACATCAAACATCATGCGATACTGTGAGAACAGCGCCATCGGCTAATGACGAATaattgcctttttttctctctatacAGGTGATAATCCTCAATGCTCAACCTGTGAGTGTTCATGGTTTCTCTTACCGTCAGTGTCTTTTTGTAGTACGTTATTTTGGCTCGGACAGGATACGGTTTGTTGCGGAAGTCTCGTAAACATGTGCCGAGGGCTTGTGTGGAGCCGTCACTGatcaaaacaacagacagataTGACAATTACATCCATCTTTATTCAGTATAGTGGTCCACAGAGATGCTGGACATGGAAAAATACAATATGATTAAACTTTGTTCAATAAGTGAATAACATTAATGTCTATTTTAGTCAACACTTGTTTGATGGAGTAAACAGTGTGAAttctaaaacaaataaatggcattGAAAAAGTGATTTAAAGCTTTCACTGGCCCGGGGGAGATTAGGAAAGATAGGGGATTATTTACTTTCCAAACAAATACAATCACATTTCCTAATCTTCTTTAAGTTGTTAAAATTTGGGTTGGTGACGACATCAGAGCAAAGCAAAAGAACTGTTTACTTACTTTTGGTGGTCATAAACAAGGTTGCCATTGTTTCCCACAACTATTATAGCCGGGTTATTTTTCTGGAATGAAGATGAGAAGACGAGGAAATGCATTAATCCCTTTTTCATCCGTAGTCCTGAGGTAGCATTGCTTTTGGGTaatcttattaaaaaaatattcatccCATACCTgagcacaaataaataatattcaaatgtgGCATAAACTGAACTGTGGGAGATTTGTTTTGCATGACAGCGATGGATAAATACATAGATACAAAGACTGGATAAAGCATAAACAGTTTATACGTTAGTAGTTAGTTAAAGCTGAACAATTCTTGGAAATGTGAAATTGACACCAACCTTTCCATCATTGTCAAAAGAGTCAAAGAAGATTCCAACTCCGTTCCACTGGTCGGCGGCACCGTACACTGGACCGTCGAGGCCCTGAGCGGTGGTGAACCACACCGCCTGTAGGACGGAGAAAATGTGCAAAGATTAGTTTGTTTAGCGTCCTTTTCCTTTGTGCCTTTGCCTCTTAGGTTTTCTTTAATGCTCACAGCATTTCTTCTGTCAGGTGAGGAAATTAACCACGACACACCTCCTGGAACAGGACTGTGTGTCATTACGGCTAACCTTTATTTCTCACATCGACATGCTCAGCATACAGAAAGGGTTGGGTATTCATCATTTATGAGGTTGGATGTTACTGGGTGTAAGGCTGTGGGTTAACTGCAGGGTAATGCACATAAGGGCTGAATATTGTTTTGATATGATAGATGAGGTTACAATACTTATCTCTTATATTAGCTTGTTTTGACCTATTTTTCCTTTGACACAGCACGCTAATTTGTTCTGCCTACATAAAATATAACAAGTCTAAAGAAACAAAGGTTTACTCATGGGTAACGCCAACTCGGTTGGCCAGTGTGGTGTTGTAGCTGAGTGCATGGTTCTGTCGTAATAGTAATGTAAGCCAAAAACttcattttaatcacatttaaatcagAAGTGCATACACAGAAATTTCAGCCCTCCTTACCAAACCGTCCGCTCCCATTCTGCCTCTGCCAGACACTCTGAAGGTCACCTCAGCCTCCCAGTGTTCAAAGTTGACTCTGTtttttgtccacactgagccCCTCTGACTCCTGAGGGATGGCGTGATGCGCACCTGGTCTGCACTGGGAATAGcatctgggatggagaggagaggtggagagagcgAGCGGGATTGTAGTGTCACGTTATGTTCGATGTTCTCCACAATAGCGGCCCGTGTAGAGCACAGCAGCACTACAGTGGCAGACGTTTTCTGTCAGGCCTCCTCTTCCACTTGAGTCAATGTGAAAAGGCAGCCAACTTGCAGCACTGTTATTATAAGGGTTATCATCAGGGTGTGCCTAGTGTCTAACCTTATTTGTGCCTCACTACCTGATTGAAGTCAATCATTGATTATTTGTCATTTACCTTGTTACCTTGCTCCAGCTTCTCACTGAGAATtcgctgcttttctttgacttgTGTGATAGTAAACTGTGtagtttggggggggggggggactgttggttggacaaaacaaataaCTTGGGCATCCTGGTGGTCTAGAGGTTTAAGACACTATGTAATCACAGCATCTCCGGCTCGAGTGTAGCTGCAGGTGTTTTATGCCATTCCTCatctcccccccacccccaggtTTCCTGCAAcccatatactgtacatgtgtgtgtgcgtgtatgtacatatagacacacataaTCTTAAGTTACAGCTCTACTGGTTTAGAGAGAATGCAGTAGAAGCCCATGCTGCTTGTATTGAGTGCTCATATCAGTAACTGCACAACTCACTGTGTGATGCAACAATCCAAAGGCCCAGTTTTGCAAGAGGAAAGTTCACTTcagttgcatgtgtgtgtgtgtgtgtgtgtgtgtgtgtgtgtgtgtgtgtgtgtgtgtgtgtgtgtgtgcacatacactCAGAGCAGGCAGGGCTGCTTTTTCTTTATGTGAATGAATCTGAGTGCACATGCAGCACAAAGCTTTGGTGCTAAAATGTGTGAATTCCCCGGCGCAGTTTTGAACGAAGGAAGCAAACCGCTGTTTTCTGACCCTCCTGAATCTGGACTGGCCCGAACACCCGCACCAGCTCGGCAGCCACGCAGAAACATTCAGTGTTGAGTTCACAGAGCAACCAGCGGCTCAGTGATGCTGACAGCTGGCTACAAACTTACTTCCAGTGTGGATCCAGAACGGAATACTGCCGTCGGTTTGAGACAGGTGAGGTCCTTTAAAGCTGTATTTGTACTCAAAGCGGCGGTGAGGAGCCTCTTCGGACGTGGTGGCACCCGCGGTGATGTCGGCGACGCTGCGGTGAAATATTAACGTTGTGAGAAAAGTTAATATCAACACATGAGCTCTCGCAGCCGGGCGCTGTGCTATGGACACCGCCATGTTTCGGTATCACTGCTGACGTAGCGCTGAGTCCACGAGCATGACGGGATGCCTGCAGGGCCAACAGGGCGTTTTCTCATTGGACGGTTTTCTTGTCCTTttctctggctttttttttttttaaacagccaTTTATGGTTACAGCTGGGGTTTACTAAAGGCTGTGCATGATGTCGaaagaataaataagataaataaaatatcggctttttttttcatatatatattttcatatatattcatattcatattcatatatatgtatatatatatatatatatatatatatatatatatatatacgtgtgtgtgtgttgtttggcatacaaaatgtcagaaaatagtgaaaataataatttcccAAAGCCAGAGGTGATATCATCAAATGACCAACaagaatacatttacattagTGGTTAATGTGCTGCTAACTTTCCAGATTAATCATTCAGTCCAAAGATTCAAAGCCGACATCCTAAAGTTCgttgtttctttcctttgttaGAAAGATAATGATAAACAGGAAACACCTTCATAATCACAGGAAACAAGGGGAGAGTGAGATGCAGGATGGCTTAAAAAGTTTCCGGCCAAAACTGCAGAGTTTCGAAAATGCTGAAATGATTTTGAATGAATCACTGATCATCATAACATTTGCCTATTCTATGTCTGTTGGTGAAGACACGTCAGCAGTACAACTGGTAGTAGTTTTCTGTCCATCCCAGACGCCCAGCCCACCTCCCACTCATACTTACACCATTAACGCCAATACAAATAGTGATACTAATATCAGTTAATTCCTGATGCCAGTTATTGCTATTACTGATGCTAACAGCTTAGTAATACTAATGGTAACACCAATACAAATAGACATATAGACATATAGATATactaatacaaaaacaaatgctaaTGTAATActaaaaatatgcaaatatgtcTAAATCATAAATTTGTGTATGTCAACTCAAATATTAATCTTGGTATCTTCCACTACTGTGAATGTTGATGAATTTACTCATATTTAAGATGTATTTTTTGGTGGTTAAATGTTTGGAGGTCTTATGTTATATCAATGGGACAAATGAGGTTAGTGTCATTTGTAAAGAAAGTGACAAATATCTGTATCATTAGGATTAAGACTACTACAGATTGGATTTAGACtatatgtgaaagaaaaaataagaaattgaaacaaaacaaacaaacaaaacctatATAAAATAGCTGTCTAAGCAATCAAAGATCCACAATGTAACAAGCAACAAACATATCAGCATTAAGGCCTTGGTCCTTTCAGCTGCTGAATAACCGGTGTTGTTCTGAACCAACATGGAAGCCTGTATTAGGTCAGTGAAGAGTGACACAGCCATGCTGGCTGCAGGAGCTTTCACTGCAGTCTGAAAGCCTCAGTGGGAGATGGGAGATGACACAATTACCCTTcctcctgttgctgctggagGTGCAAGCATCACTTTCTGCGTGGGTCTGTGATTTCATGAACGAACCCCAGAACAAACCAGGCTATAGTAATGACACTAATCCAGGCATTTTGACTATTCTGATGAGGACCCATGTGCGCAGGTTTACAGTGTGCATGCTGAAGTAAATTCACATGCAAAGGATTGAATTTATTTACACTCGTGCAACACATATGAACAGGGATGATCTTTTACTATTTGGGTACCTTTTAGTTTgctgaacaaaaacattcaaatcacAAGCACAAAATGTGGTTTCGgaacaaaatagttttttatgCAATTACTTATTTAACCTGTAATGCCAATCATATTGCAGTTAAAAATGTGATCTGTCATGCTCTGTCTCAAATATCTTAGTCTGCCCTCCCCTGGGCATAGATGTCGTGCTAGTGTTATTTTGATGATATTTTcacactaaataataaaaaaaagcttggAAATGCatataattgtaaaaatatatttttataagtaACATATATTATAAGTGTTTGCTGATGCAGGACGTACATTTGCATAATTTTCACAAATTTGTCGCCCTTTAAGAGTGAGAATCCAGAGAATCAACAGTGGATTAAGATGACTGCTTCGACAATATCGATGacaatattgaaaaaaaacaaaacaataaagaatgAATAACTACAGGAAAAGATTGCACCTTATTCTGTCTGTTGGAAAATTAGGACACAGCATGTGCAAGTAGATACGGTAAAGACTGTATAGGAAACAAAGGTTTAAAACACGCCTCTGAAAACCTTCACCAAACTATGACAACATCAGAAAGGACACTAGAAGTTCTAAGTGGAGTAcactaaataataaattagaTGCAAACTCttgtgtaacatttaaaaatcatgaTATCTAACAGGTTTGCAATGGATTTagagagcagagaaaatagAGGCCTCCGTGCTTTGTCTGAGGAAGTCCTCATTAGAGAGTTAAACTACACTCTTTGTTGGGAAATGCAGGATTTAAATAACAATAGCAATGCTAATGCCTCCATTTAGGGGTGGACAATGGGAACCTGTAGGACGTTAATGGGTCACTGAGACTGTGAATAGCCTATCACATGAGTCAGCACAAATATTTGCCCAGTGAATTACACGATGCTGTGGTAAACATATCTTGGAAGTGACAGCAAGCTGATGTGATTTTTGTGGTTTAGGCTACTGTACTGGAGCCGGAGCGACTGATGTGTACTTGTAATACTCCTTAGATGAATTGGATCTGCACCAGATTAGTCCATGCTCACACTGAATGTAGTTTGATGTGATTAACTCTTTAATTTCCAAGTTTTGTCCACAATAAACCTCATATCTAAAAGTTTTCTCCCACACCTCCACTGTGTATTGTAGGCCATCTTTTGGATGAGTCGGTATTTAGAGATCCTAAAGTGGCCTAATCGGACAAAACAATTacagttgtgttgtgcatgGGGCTACTTGTTCCTGGAGGATCTGGGCATCTAAAGATGTTTGTATTACCCATGTCGCATTAGGGGGAAAGGGAGAGTGGCTTGTCACCTCCTGGTGTGACACCGTGGCTTAGTTAAACGAAGCCTGTTGCTTCACGGTGTTCATTCATACctgaaaagcacaaaacaatCCATTATCCCTCgaacaaaatgtctgctgagACGACAGCATGCTAAGGAAATGTCCTGTGGTTGAACCCGCTGTGCTCTTAAGTTCACCACCGTGATGCAAATCCCTAACTGGCCCAAGTGGACCAGGAGAGGAGCGTGATTGTGATCGCAATGTTTAAATTACCATCCAGTGAGCTTGATTTTCCTCCAGTATTCCCGCATTGTCGCATATGATGGAAGCACATCCAACAGGTGACACACAAGCCTCATTTATCACAGTTAAAACCAGACTTTGGTCATTTCAAACAATATTCCACAAAGATTTAATGATTACTCCACCTCAGAGCTGTATAGACTGGCTTTGCTGCTGTATTATTTGTTGGTTCAATTCTGCACACATAGGCCACATACTCACCCTCAACAATACAGAAGGACTAAACCTTCATTTGAGATTGCTTCACCACGGTCCAGTGTGGTCCAGGAAAGAGAGGGCACTTATTGTCCACTAAGGACTTTGCCACATTCATTTGAAGAGTAGCCCTCTCTCATTATTAACAGACACACTAAACGATGGGCGCCAAACAATACAGAACAGATCCCTTTATGCGCACAAGTGCTCAACGTTTCAGCAACCACTGCGTGCCCTCCACCACCCCTTCTTCTTTTCAGATACCTGCACAGAAGTGAAAGATGTGGAGGACACAAAAGATATTCTCAACTTTCCTTTTCTCCCATTCTGTGGAACAGGcccattttaaagcttttatttgtGCAAAGCCTCTCATTAACTCCGCTCATGCTGCCTCCCTCGGCTTGCCATTGCTTAAGTACTGGGTGTTGTAAAAAAGCTACCAATTAGTCCCTCATCAGCTCCAATTAGAGGAGACAAAGCCTGAGTAAAGATAACTcaatgagagggagaggtggaagGGTGAGGGCTgtctacatgtgtttttgtgtgcgtccaagcataggtgtgtgtgtgcgcgcgtgtgtttgtgtacatgtgtgtagcCCAGGCCGGCACAACATAGTTTGTAATAATTGAAGAACTTGTGGCCATTCAGTTTGACCCACTGCAGCCCAGGTCCATTCACTCTCCAGGCTCCTCAGCGGACCCTTTTCTCAGGGCCAAGTGTTGTTGTGCTGGGAAGACAGGCCCCCCAGGAGTCCCAGAAAGAGAGCCATTCAATCCTCTCTACCTGTTTGCAGCATATAAAGCACTTAAGGCCAGGCCGATCTCTCATTATTGTCTCCTTCACTCTCAATACTTCCTTAAACTTAGGCTCCAACGAGAGCAAGCCCTTTTAGAGGGGGAAATAGGGGAGGCATGTTGAGGGCGTGCCTTTCGCCTCATTAGAATTGAATTTGCACTGTCTTGTAATTATGTTGGAGGgcaacaatgtgttttttttttttccatcataatcTTCACTGAATGGGGGTTTTTTGGGGCAGTTAATTTGCTGCCCACACTAATGCATTAATTAATGAATTGGGTAACACTAATTTTCTCTATGCTGTCTCGCTGTTTGTTTCTTCCATCAGTTTCCAACAGTTCTGGGCAGCCGCTACTAATAAAATTACCTCATTAAGGCCTTTATTGCAGCACAGTAGCTCTCTCATTAAGTTGctattaaacattttcttttggaaGGGGGCTGGGTGTGTGACAGTTCCCCATTCAGTGTTGCATCTTTTTGTGGGTAGTTCTAAATAATGAGGGGGACGAGCAGGGAGATATAATTAGGAACAAGGAGGCACTTCAGCAAATATTTGAAATCTTTTAAGGGTTGTCCTTGTATGATGGTGATTAATTACTTCCAGAAGGGATTTTGGAGAAATATATTGCCAAGTTTTGGGGttttttccagcttttttttcctggatGAGATGAAGCTTGTTAAAAGGATGTGCACAGGACTTTAATTTCGGTCCTTCTTTAATCAAATGCAAATCATGACGTGCATTGTTCCCAGAAAATGGGCTCACTGTGaaacaaataacacaacatgtaaacaacGAAGGAACCTTTGACATGCactgaaaaaaaccccaaatctgtttttgtttatgttgttgaaGTTATGTTGATTGGAATAGTGATAATATTGATAATTATGATGATGCAATTGTTAGTTTTCATTCACAATAAACATTGTGGATATTGTTTGATTGCAATGTTccaaaaaaagtgtaaaaaaagttCAGGAAGATGACTGTTTGGCTTCCAGGAACAAAATGTGATAGACGGAGACAAAATGGGTACAGTAATTACTCAGACAGAGACAAGCCAAGTGTATCTAATGTGTCCTTTTCAGTTAATGTCATCACTGTTGGCTGCCGACCATGTTGTCAAACATCTTTGAGAGGAAAGATGTCAAACATTGTTACATAAGAACGTCTAGTTTAAGTCACTGAGCccaaaaataaacaagaaaacacactttaCCCCCACTGAGTGAACATCACCACAAAGATTTATTCATAATTGTGTTTTGATTATCTTCATGTGCTTGTCTGTGAACTACACCGCAAGGTTTAATGAGTTCACTGAGCACTGTGTGCTGGGCATCATTCAAAGGGACCTGATCACACAGTACGTACTGTCTATGGCTGACCAATGACTGCCACCTAGTGGGTTTACACAGGTACTGAAGGACTATCAAGGCACAGTGTACTGTGGAACAAGTACTCactaaagtaaaaagtaaaaggagTGATGCTTCACTATATACATTACAAGTAACAGACCTGCATTCAAAGTTTTTTAGATTATACTAAATATactgacaaaacatgacatCTGAAGACGTCGTCTTGAACTCTGAGAAACTATGCGGacaattttcacaattttcttacattttatagacGAGACAAGCtatccaaaacaaaacaaaagaatcaaacgacaaaaaaacaatatattaattgataatgaaaatgttcattACTTGCTGCCTAGTTTAATTCATTGAAGAATGGAATTTCAgctgaaaaaagaagagaacagCTATTCAATAAATGTAgagtataaagtataaagtagcatatagaaatactcaagtataCTTGAGTACAGAACTTGAGTAAGTGCAGTCAGTTACATTAAATGGACTTTGTTCCATTATTTCCCATCAGGACAAGTTGTCACACTGACATGAGCACCTGCCCACCTGCTAGTAAACCTGCTGCAGGGGTAAAatctctcttctcttcacaCGTCTTCATGCAGCTCTCCAGCTTTAAGAGCTGAGCAGGAAACACTTTATAGAAGTCTAACACATCTGGCTCAACTCTGCATTACAAGGTGTGAATTTCCTTTCTGTTACATTCAAAGTTGGTGGCACAGGAGCCTTCTTTAACTTTTTATGATCtgttatgaagacaaaacaGGATAATTTGGACTGACAGACCCACGATCTGTCTTCTTTTGCCtatgaatgaaacaaaaactcAGTTATAGACTACCtacataaaaaataagaatcaataatactgataataataaatgagcCATAGAAGATGAAATGACGTGTAAACTAAAAGATATAAACCACGTTATTCTGCTGTAGTCCACACGAAAGCCTTGAACCAGCACTGATAAACCACTTCTTTAGTTTCTTTTTAGATTTAGATGAATTTTACCGCACGGTCTTGTTAttcataaaagtaaaaatggcaTCACCTTGTTTAGGTCAAGCTGCAGAGGTTATATCTTGAACCTCTCTTCAACCAAATGAAGGACAACATTAGATAAAactatttcctgtttcatggagAACTCggcgttgccacggtgacaaCGTTTGGGCGAAACTtcaagagcttcataagtgagcatcatccataTCCTGGGAATGTTTAGActgaatttgaagtggctgtaactAACCTGCTGGGATGGACACTCAGAGAAGAGAACGTATCACTTCCTGTGGCGCAATGAGTGGAGTTCAAAATTGttcaactgtgtcatttcttttcaaactgccagatttctccacagagccgtggcacagggcagacgggctctggctcatgtgcttgctgcaaaaatggccagatgtggctccctggacagaaaagagcacatcgggcaggtacacacacttcacattgtttttattcatcctaaATGAACAGTGTTGACACATATCATTTAATGactcatgaaaagtaaagatatataaagacataataaatgaaaagacaaaacagtgaaaaagagaaaacgagaggaggaacattgataaatagttactcctacaggacaca from Pempheris klunzingeri isolate RE-2024b chromosome 19, fPemKlu1.hap1, whole genome shotgun sequence includes:
- the lman1 gene encoding protein ERGIC-53, whose protein sequence is MAVSIAQRPAARAHVLILTFLTTLIFHRSVADITAGATTSEEAPHRRFEYKYSFKGPHLSQTDGSIPFWIHTGNAIPSADQVRITPSLRSQRGSVWTKNRVNFEHWEAEVTFRVSGRGRMGADGLAVWFTTAQGLDGPVYGAADQWNGVGIFFDSFDNDGKKNNPAIIVVGNNGNLVYDHQNDGSTQALGTCLRDFRNKPYPVRAKITYYKKTLTVMINNGFTPDKEDYEFCTKVDNMIIPSEGFFGISAATGGLADDHDVLSFLLFRLSEPGQQPPPPESEIPKEEKDKYQEEFQNFQQELDKKKEEFQKEHPDVQGEPIEDLYESVNDREIRQVFEGQNRIHLEIKQLHRQLAMILDEQRRYVSIITDEVAKRGTNAESGQLDAGSQQQLGSVVANQQEVLKNLNELRNSFYESLKQIGSVQHQGNAAGMGTYETIQHFNDIKEHLHTVKRDVEHLVQRNAQNPAEKVVKCPEVPPMPSCLSTIHFAIFIVIQSILFFCYIMYKSQQEAAAKKFF